From one Flavobacteriales bacterium genomic stretch:
- a CDS encoding cytochrome c: protein MKIITNIAKPIVASLGIAFALTSCGAGKDDPGYEYMPNMYRSPSYETYGENKIYEDNMAARTPVENTIPRGFMPFEYENNLEGYKKAGEEMKNPFEMNEKETKEGKKLYLQFCAHCHGKKGDGKGSIKNPIYGAVPSYADDAQARRSGSTMKNLTDGHIYHTITYGLNAMGPHASQLTAEERWKITGYVHVLQQGKK from the coding sequence ATGAAGATTATTACCAACATAGCCAAGCCCATAGTAGCTTCTTTGGGTATCGCTTTCGCCCTTACATCTTGTGGTGCCGGGAAAGATGATCCAGGATATGAGTATATGCCAAATATGTACCGTAGCCCATCTTATGAAACTTATGGAGAAAATAAAATCTATGAGGACAATATGGCTGCAAGAACCCCTGTAGAAAATACCATTCCAAGAGGATTCATGCCATTTGAGTATGAAAACAATCTTGAGGGATACAAAAAAGCAGGTGAAGAAATGAAGAACCCTTTCGAGATGAATGAAAAAGAAACGAAGGAAGGAAAAAAACTTTATCTTCAGTTTTGTGCCCATTGTCATGGAAAGAAAGGAGACGGGAAAGGATCTATTAAAAATCCTATCTACGGAGCTGTTCCATCTTATGCCGATGATGCACAAGCAAGACGTAGTGGATCCACTATGAAGAATTTGACAGACGGACATATTTATCACACCATCACTTATGGACTCAATGCCATGGGACCTCATGCCTCACAACTTACGGCTGAAGAAAGATGGAAGATCACAGGATATGTTCACGTTTTACAACAAGGGAAAAAATAA
- a CDS encoding DUF3341 domain-containing protein translates to MSNKVYAIYGDDDILMDAVKDIRGKGVHIDEVYTPFPVHGLDHALGLKHSRLAIASFIYGVIGAIFALWMMWYIMIYNWPQNIGGKPSFSLIDNLPSFIPITFELTVMFAAHLMIITYLIRCKLYPGSNATSPDPRTTDDKFLMEIHAHGNEEELKAMMLETGAEEVKIQTEE, encoded by the coding sequence ATGAGTAATAAAGTATATGCAATTTACGGTGACGACGATATCCTAATGGATGCCGTTAAAGATATCCGCGGAAAAGGCGTTCATATCGATGAAGTTTATACACCTTTCCCAGTGCACGGACTCGATCATGCACTTGGATTAAAACACAGCCGTTTGGCAATTGCTTCATTTATTTATGGAGTGATCGGAGCCATCTTCGCCTTGTGGATGATGTGGTATATTATGATTTATAATTGGCCACAAAATATTGGAGGTAAACCAAGCTTTAGCTTAATTGATAACTTACCTTCTTTTATCCCAATCACATTTGAGCTAACAGTAATGTTTGCTGCCCACTTGATGATTATTACTTATCTTATTCGTTGTAAACTGTATCCAGGTTCGAATGCAACTTCACCAGATCCAAGAACAACAGATGATAAGTTTTTGATGGAAATCCATGCTCATGGAAATGAAGAAGAGTTGAAGGCTATGATGCTTGAAACTGGAGCAGAAGAAGTAAAAATTCAAACTGAAGAATAA
- a CDS encoding TAT-variant-translocated molybdopterin oxidoreductase, producing the protein MASKKIYYSSIQELEKHPAIEEIQSREFQESPEETTEKVEESSTSRRDFLKFVGFSTAAATIASCEAPVYKAIPYVVKPEEVVAGEANWYASTYFDGHDYASVLVKNREGRPIFLKANPDAAYGKGLSARVMGSLLSLYDSGRVINPMKGGEDSNWETVDKEISSKLKALSADKRMVLMTSTIISPSIKAVIEKYKTTYTNFSHVTYDAVSYSAMLDANKEMFGKRVLPTYKFDKADIIVSFGADFIQDWTENEFGADYAKGRNPESGRMNKHYQFEANMSLTGSNADYRFPIKPSQEGLLLLNLYNMLAQKAGAQTYSSKKSNLDEQLKTVANELWVAKGKSLVVSGSSDKNIQMVVNKINELIASYGSTIDMDNVSFQRQGNDADVAQLIKDMNAGKVGALMLHNVNPAYTLPSSLKFADAIKKVALTVSFTLKENETTALCEYITPDNHLFESWGDAQPTKNYIGLIQPTISPLFDTRQWNVSLLKWLGEETDAYTALKTYWDTNLLNGQSWNQCLHDGFLADTKAAAVLPTEEAPVVAAETETPETATSSAVDFMAIANAIKANAGKASGLEMTLYTKSGIGNGSHADNPWLQELPDPISKATWDNYLTVNASDAKEWGLENEMQSNGSINGAYVTLSNGSTTIEKVPVLVQPGQARGTVGLAVGYGRTHAGKEVFNFGINAYELYNNFSLTSDNFKIEKTSGASGGHEFALTQVASTAMDRSEIIKETTFAEFQKDPTAGTDHIFLDTHKGKKHVEKVTLWQEFERDVHFWNLSIDLTKCNGCAACVVACHAENNVPVVGKEEIRVGREMHWLRIDRYYSSDTTKENANTDGLMDVIDMYLDMEIPSETPQVVFQPTMCQHCNHAPCENVCPVAATSHSREGLNHMAYNRCIGTRYCANNCPYKVRRFNWFQYSQNDDFDFVMNDEYSRMVLNPDVVVRSRGVIEKCSMCVHMIQKTKLDAKKAGRQVKDHEAQTACTLACDTGAMVFGDSMNKDHEVAELKESPRAYHSLEQLNTQPSVWYQTKVRNL; encoded by the coding sequence GATTTCTTGAAGTTTGTAGGATTTAGTACCGCTGCGGCAACAATTGCTTCATGTGAAGCTCCTGTTTACAAGGCAATTCCTTATGTTGTAAAACCAGAAGAAGTAGTTGCTGGAGAAGCCAACTGGTATGCATCTACTTACTTTGATGGACATGACTACGCATCTGTTTTAGTAAAAAACAGAGAAGGTCGTCCTATTTTCTTAAAAGCAAACCCAGATGCAGCCTACGGAAAAGGTCTTTCGGCTCGTGTGATGGGATCACTACTTTCTTTGTATGATTCAGGAAGAGTAATTAACCCAATGAAAGGGGGAGAAGACTCAAACTGGGAAACAGTTGACAAAGAAATATCTTCAAAACTAAAAGCACTTTCTGCCGATAAAAGAATGGTATTGATGACTTCAACAATCATCTCACCATCAATAAAAGCAGTTATTGAAAAATACAAAACAACTTATACAAACTTTTCGCATGTAACCTACGATGCTGTTTCTTACAGTGCCATGCTAGATGCAAACAAAGAAATGTTTGGAAAAAGAGTTTTACCTACTTATAAGTTTGATAAAGCAGATATCATCGTTTCTTTCGGAGCCGATTTTATCCAAGACTGGACAGAAAATGAATTTGGTGCCGATTATGCCAAAGGAAGAAATCCAGAGTCAGGAAGAATGAATAAGCATTACCAGTTTGAGGCAAATATGTCTCTAACAGGTTCCAATGCCGATTATAGATTCCCAATCAAACCATCACAAGAAGGACTTTTACTTTTGAACTTGTACAATATGCTTGCTCAAAAAGCAGGTGCTCAAACCTACAGTTCAAAAAAATCTAATCTTGATGAGCAACTAAAAACTGTAGCCAATGAACTTTGGGTAGCCAAAGGGAAATCATTGGTTGTTTCTGGTTCAAGTGATAAAAATATCCAAATGGTAGTCAATAAGATCAACGAATTGATTGCTTCTTATGGATCTACTATTGATATGGACAATGTATCTTTCCAAAGACAAGGAAATGACGCAGATGTTGCTCAACTTATCAAAGATATGAACGCTGGAAAAGTTGGAGCTTTAATGCTTCACAATGTAAACCCAGCTTACACACTTCCATCGAGCCTTAAATTTGCAGATGCTATTAAAAAAGTAGCACTCACTGTTTCTTTTACATTAAAAGAAAACGAAACTACAGCTTTGTGTGAGTATATCACTCCAGATAATCATTTGTTTGAATCTTGGGGAGATGCACAACCAACAAAAAACTATATTGGATTAATCCAACCTACTATTTCACCATTATTTGATACACGCCAATGGAATGTATCATTATTGAAATGGTTAGGTGAAGAGACTGATGCCTACACAGCCCTAAAAACTTATTGGGATACCAATTTGTTAAACGGACAAAGCTGGAATCAATGTCTTCATGATGGTTTCTTAGCAGATACGAAAGCGGCAGCTGTTCTTCCAACAGAAGAAGCACCAGTAGTAGCAGCAGAAACAGAAACACCAGAAACGGCAACTTCATCAGCTGTTGATTTTATGGCTATTGCCAATGCGATTAAGGCTAATGCAGGAAAAGCTTCTGGACTTGAAATGACTCTTTATACAAAGTCTGGTATCGGAAACGGAAGTCATGCTGACAACCCTTGGTTACAGGAACTTCCAGATCCAATTTCTAAAGCAACTTGGGACAACTACCTTACGGTAAACGCTTCAGATGCTAAAGAATGGGGACTTGAAAACGAAATGCAATCAAACGGATCTATCAACGGAGCTTATGTAACATTGAGCAACGGATCTACAACTATTGAAAAAGTACCAGTACTTGTTCAACCAGGACAAGCAAGAGGTACAGTAGGATTGGCTGTAGGATATGGTAGAACCCATGCAGGTAAAGAAGTATTTAATTTTGGAATCAATGCTTATGAGTTGTACAACAACTTCTCATTGACAAGCGATAACTTCAAAATTGAAAAAACTTCTGGAGCAAGTGGAGGTCACGAATTTGCCCTTACACAAGTTGCTTCAACTGCTATGGATCGTTCGGAAATCATCAAAGAAACTACTTTTGCTGAATTCCAAAAAGACCCAACTGCTGGAACCGATCATATTTTCCTTGATACTCATAAAGGAAAGAAGCATGTAGAAAAAGTAACCCTTTGGCAAGAATTTGAAAGAGATGTACATTTCTGGAATTTGAGCATCGACCTTACAAAATGTAATGGTTGTGCAGCCTGTGTGGTAGCTTGTCATGCAGAAAACAATGTACCAGTTGTAGGAAAAGAAGAAATAAGAGTAGGACGTGAGATGCACTGGTTGCGTATCGACCGTTATTACTCATCTGATACAACAAAAGAAAATGCCAATACAGATGGATTGATGGATGTAATTGACATGTATTTAGACATGGAAATTCCTTCAGAAACTCCACAAGTGGTATTCCAACCAACAATGTGTCAGCACTGTAATCATGCTCCATGTGAGAATGTATGTCCAGTAGCTGCAACTTCACACTCACGTGAAGGGTTGAACCACATGGCTTATAACCGTTGTATCGGAACAAGATATTGTGCAAACAACTGTCCTTACAAAGTAAGACGTTTCAACTGGTTCCAATACTCACAAAATGATGATTTCGATTTCGTAATGAATGACGAATACTCAAGAATGGTATTGAACCCAGATGTAGTTGTAAGATCTAGAGGAGTTATTGAAAAATGTTCTATGTGTGTACACATGATCCAAAAGACAAAACTAGACGCCAAGAAAGCAGGTCGTCAAGTGAAGGATCACGAAGCACAAACCGCTTGTACTTTAGCGTGTGACACAGGAGCAATGGTGTTTGGAGATTCAATGAACAAAGACCACGAAGTGGCAGAGTTGAAAGAATCACCAAGAGCTTATCACTCTCTAGAACAATTGAACACACAGCCATCTGTGTGGTATCAAACAAAAGTAAGAAACCTATAA